GTAGTTTTTAACACCCAATTCTTCCAGCGCCTTCGAAATTCTCATTTTGCAGTGATTGCAGGAAATATCTGGAACATAGAGAACGTACCTCATGGCAGCACCTCCTCACAGAAACTGAGATTCTATCTCTTTTATTATCCTCTCTTCCTCGTTGATCTCTTCCACAACTCTGTTGAGATCTTCCAGAACCTCTTCAACATCCAGGCCCTTCTTTTCACAGGCATCTTTCAAAC
Above is a genomic segment from Thermotoga sp. Mc24 containing:
- a CDS encoding DUF542 domain-containing protein, translated to MVEKIKEDSTLKEIMEAHERLERTLRKYGFDTCCAKMESLKDACEKKGLDVEEVLEDLNRVVEEINEEERIIKEIESQFL